From one Henningerozyma blattae CBS 6284 chromosome 1, complete genome genomic stretch:
- the CKB2 gene encoding casein kinase 2 regulatory subunit CKB2 (similar to Saccharomyces cerevisiae CKB2 (YOR039W); ancestral locus Anc_5.635), translating to MEDNMDGMTDSSDYVEMWIDLFLGRKGSEYFCDIDPDYITDRFNLINLQKTVPKFTQVIQYIVDELDETVLESMSHSRLEQLENDARKLYGLIHARYIITIKGLQKMLQKYRDADFGRCPRVFCNSQPLLPVGLHDVPGIDSVRLYCPACEDLYNPKSSRHSTIDGAYFGTSFPGMFLQAFPEIVPRHPTKTYVPKIFGFELHKQAQLARWQELQRLKLQKSLEAKNVDFSKNGGYK from the coding sequence atggaaGATAATATGGATGGTATGACTGACTCTTCAGATTATGTTGAGATGTGGATCGACTTATTTCTAGGAAGAAAAGGTTCTGAATATTTTTGTGATATCGACCCAGATTATATAACTGATAGATTTAACTTGATCAACTTACAAAAGACAGTCCCAAAATTTACTCAAGTTATACAATATATCGTTGATGAGTTAGATGAAACTGTGTTGGAATCTATGTCACACTCTCGCCTAGAGCAACTAGAGAATGATGCCCGTAAACTTTATGGTTTGATTCATGCACGTTATATTATCACTATAAAGGGTTTACAAAAGATGttacaaaaatatagagATGCAGATTTTGGTAGGTGTCCTAGAGTCTTTTGTAACTCTCAACCATTATTGCCTGTTGGTTTACACGATGTCCCAGGTATTGATTCTGTAAGACTATATTGTCCAGCTTGTGAAGATCTATATAATCCAAAATCGTCAAGACATAGCACAATTGATGGTGCTTACTTTGGTACAAGTTTTCCAGGTATGTTCTTACAAGCATTCCCAGAAATCGTCCCAAGACACCCAACAAAAACTTATGttccaaaaatatttggtttTGAACTTCATAAACAAGCACAACTTGCACGCTGGCAAGAACTACAGAGATTAAAGCTACAGAAATCCTTAGAAGCTAAAAATGTTGATTTTTCGAAGAACGGTGGATATAAATAG
- the CCC2 gene encoding Cu(2+)-transporting P-type ATPase CCC2 (similar to Saccharomyces cerevisiae CCC2 (YDR270W); ancestral locus Anc_5.636), translating into MRELILNIGGLTCSSCIKTVTKALNKEPCVTSCNVSLTTCEAIIIYNENKGKINDIIESIKKVGFEALKVTDTNLNRINKFSVEGMTCGGCTSKITTKLMSDDDIYRVDVSLITQECEVEFNPQAMDSNKIQELIENCGFNCSIIASGDGEIESRLRGGDPMRRTALRIFNFDYYKDVDLLKEQLEKLEQDILIENVDDERGVIAVQYDSSKIGIRSIFHKVEELGFQVILDSPFDNSTQIKLLSKIKETKFWKMNCLISGIFGIILLMLYMWIPFLVSRFLIDETFPYNESLIKGLFYRDIFGFLIATYVQFYIGKYFYIKAFNSIKHCNGTMDTLVCISTSCAYIFSVYSIIKNIIIEQEIEVVDRAEIVIRLPNVNFTTSIMLFAFISFGKYLEQKAKSKTSTALKNLMSLTPSSCFILDEEDNMNLKEIPVDLLQDGDLINVSPGMKVPVDGIITYGESEVDESLMTGESVLVKKTINDDVIAGSINGPGTFIFRATHVGDETKLSFIIKTMKQAQLIKAPIQRYADYLASLFVPIIILLAFLTFCFWFFVSQYYKGDDLPNIFQDEKYGNFYVCLRISISVIVVACPCALGLATPTAVMVGTGMAAENGVLIKGGDKLEIFNKIKTIIFDKTGTITTGKMKVIEMRFKHSKVENDYYGENEYKQNEEYLIKCLILLTRSSEHPVSKAIYSYLCERYPVRKSGEIEMIESKYSIGNGIKGKFEIKGVSEDLVEIGIGQKTLYNNEEEYDDDKENDYTRSYVFLQNKVVAIIELNDQIKRDSYETIEYLKNRNYNVFMISGDNRRATMKVSEEIGIPIDHVFSEVLPIEKCNIIKDIKKNWPGNEYVAFVGDGINDSPSLATSDLGISISSGTDVAIDTADIVILSNEESNSNTTIKEVCYALDISKATFATIKRNLFWATIYNILMIPISMGALSHWGITLDPMLAGLAMAMSSVCVVLSSLRLKRWKPPVIGEENALTSKDDLVVFGTWGNYLRHKLGTSWAHLRRAMGSSHQGRPRDPEAQLELIG; encoded by the coding sequence ATGAgagaattaattttaaacatTGGAGGTTTAACTTGTAGTTCCTGCATTAAAACAGTCACAAAGGCATTAAACAAAGAGCCATGTGTTACAAGTTGTAACGTTTCCCTAACTACGTGTGAAGCTATCATTATCTACAATGAAAATAAGGGcaaaattaatgatattattgaatctattaaaaaagttGGTTTCGAAGCTTTAAAAGTGACAGATACTAATTTGAATAGAATCAACAAATTTTCGGTGGAGGGGATGACATGTGGTGGATGTACATCAAAAATTACTACAAAATTAATgagtgatgatgatatatACAGAGTTGATGTCTCATTAATAACTCAGGAATGTGAAGTAGAATTTAACCCACAGGCGATggattcaaataaaatacaagaacttattgaaaattgCGGATTTAACTGCTCAATTATTGCATCAGGTGATGGAGAAATTGAAAGTCGATTAAGGGGTGGTGATCCAATGAGAAGAACAGCACTAagaatctttaatttcGACTATTATAAGGATGTAGATTTGTTAAAAGAGCAACTTGAGAAATTAGAGCAAGATATACTTATTGAAAACGTAGACGATGAAAGAGGGGTGATAGCGGTTCAATACGATTCTAGTAAGATTGGGATTCGTTCAATATTTCATAAAGTTGAAGAATTAGGTTTCCAAGTGATATTAGATTCTCCATTTGATAACTCGAcacaaattaaattattatctaaaattaaagaaaccAAATTCTGGAAAAtgaattgtttaatttccggaatatttggaataattcttctaatgTTATACATGTGGATTCCCTTTTTAGTTTCAAGATTCTTAATAGATGAAACTTTCCCATATAATGAATCCTTAATTAAAGGCTTATTTTACAGAGATATTTTTGGATTTTTAATTGCCACATATGttcaattttatattggcaaatatttttatattaaagcGTTTAATTCCATTAAACATTGTAACGGCACAATGGATACCCTAGTATGTATATCTACATCATGtgcatatattttttccgtttattctattattaaaaatattattattgaacaAGAAATTGAAGTTGTTGATCGAGCAGAAATAGTTATTCGATTACCGAATGTTAATTTTACTACATCAATAATGTTATTTGCATTTATATCATTTGGGAAATATCTAGAACAAAAGGCCAAATCTAAAACATCTACGGcgttaaagaatttaatgtCATTAACACCCTCGTCATGTTTTATATTAGATGAAGAGGATaatatgaatttaaaagaaattccAGTGGATCTCTTACAAGATGGAGATCTAATTAATGTGAGTCCCGGAATGAAAGTTCCAGTTGATGGTATCATTACATATGGTGAATCTGAAGTAGATGAATCCTTAATGACAGGTGAATCTGTATTAGTTAAGAAAACTATAAATGATGATGTTATAGCTGGTTCAATCAATGGACCTGGAACTTTTATATTTCGAGCTACACATGTTGGTGATGAAACTAAATtaagttttattattaaaacgATGAAACAAGCACAGTTGATTAAAGCCCCAATTCAAAGATATGCAGATTATTTGGCATCGCTATTTGTCCCCatcattatattattagcatttttaacattttgCTTTTGGTTTTTCGTATCACAGTATTATAAAGGAGATGATTTACCCAACATTTTCcaagatgaaaaatatgGGAATTTCTACGTTTGTTTAAGAATCTCCATATCAGTCATTGTGGTGGCATGTCCATGTGCATTAGGTCTTGCTACACCTACTGCAGTAATGGTTGGTACAGGTATGGCGGCAGAAAATGGAGTGTTAATCAAAGGTGGAGATAAgttagaaatatttaataaaattaaaacaattatatttgacAAGACCGGGACTATAACTACAGGTAAGATGAAAGTTATTGAAATGAGATTCAAGCATTCGAAAGTTGAAAATGATTACTATGGCGAAAATGAATACAAACAGAATgaagaatatttgattaagtgtttaattttattgacAAGAAGTAGTGAACATCCGGTTTCTAAAGCTATTTATTCATATCTTTGTGAAAGATATCCTGTAAGAAAAAGTGGTGAGATTGAAATGATTGAAAGTAAATACTCCATCGGTAATGGTATCAAAggtaaatttgaaattaaaggtGTTAGTGAGGATCTTGTAGAGATAGGTATTGGCCAAAAAACActttataataatgaagaagaatatgatgacgataaagaaaatgattATACAAGAAGTTATGTTTTTTTGCAGAATAAGGTTGTCGcaattattgaattgaaCGATCAAATTAAAAGAGACTCATATGAGACCATAGAGTACTTGAAAAATCGTAATTATAATGTATTTATGATTAGTGGAGATAATAGAAGGGCCACTATGAAAGTTTCTGAAGAAATCGGAATTCCGATTGATCACGTATTTTCCGAAGTTTTACctattgaaaaatgtaatattatcaaagatattaaaaagaacTGGCCCGGTAATGAATACGTTGCATTTGTAGGTGATGGGATTAATGATTCACCATCGTTAGCAACAAGTGATCTTGgcatttcaatttcatctgGAACCGACGTTGCCATAGATACTGCAGATATTGTAATACTAAGTAATGAGGAGAGTAATAGTAACACCACCATCAAAGAAGTATGTTATGCGCTAGACATATCAAAGGCTACATTTGCGACTATCAAGCGTAACCTCTTCTGGGCTACGATTTATAACATATTGATGATTCCTATATCCATGGGTGCCCTGAGTCACTGGGGGATTACTTTAGATCCGATGCTTGCTGGGCTAGCCATGGCGATGAGTTCTGTATGTGTGGTACTAAGCTCGTTGAGACTAAAACGGTGGAAACCTCCGGTAATCGGTGAGGAGAATGCATTGACTAGTAAGGATGATTTGGTGGTTTTCGGTACCTGGGGTAATTATCTAAGACATAAGCTAGGCACATCTTGGGCACATCTCAGGCGCGCGATGGGGTCCTCACATCAAGGACGACCACGCGACCCTGAAGCACAGCTTGAGCTCATCGGCTGA
- the TBLA0A09550 gene encoding uncharacterized protein (similar to Saccharomyces cerevisiae GLO2 (YDR272W) and GLO4 (YOR040W); ancestral locus Anc_5.637), whose translation MFIKVLKMRWDDGFNIYSYLLSTDDKTKSWLIDPGEPLEVIPQLSHSEICSIEAVVNTHHHYSHSGGNIAIVTTVRQHSHKTIPVIAGSDTVFGITDHPYNLQKYKMGSLDITFLRTPCHTQDSLCLYVKDEFTKEKCIFTGDTLFIGGCGNFIEGTSDEMYNSLNLRILTIIGKDNWATTKIYPGHEKARENVQFIRKYFYKNVGDNKEFDELEEFVKTNEVTTGQFTLLNELTYNPYLRLDDPYILQHFNEMKDLLTHTTIIGKIKQLQCDTDM comes from the coding sequence ATGTTTATTAAGGTACTGAAGATGAGATGGGATGATGGGTTCAACATTTACAGTTACCTATTATCCACAGATGATAAAACCAAATCTTGGTTGATTGATCCAGGTGAACCATTAGAAGTCATTCCGCAATTGAGTCACTCAGAAATATGTTCTATTGAAGCAGTTGTGAATACACATCATCATTATAGTCATTCTGGTGGCAATATTGCCATTGTCACAACAGTAAGGCAACATTCGCATAAGACAATCCCTGTAATTGCAGGTTCAGATACAGTTTTTGGCATTACTGATCATCCGTATAATTTAcagaaatataaaatggGTTCTTTGGATATCACATTCTTAAGAACCCCATGCCATACCCAAGATTCTCTCTGTTTGTATGTAAAGGATGAATTTACAAAGGAGAAATGTATTTTTACTGGAGATACACTTTTTATTGGCGGATGTGGAAATTTTATAGAAGGAACTAGTGATGAAATGTATAACTCTTTAAATCTACGGATTTTGACCATTATAGGTAAAGATAATTGGGCAACTACGAAGATATATCCTGGCCATGAAAAAGCCCGTGAAAATgttcaatttattagaaaatatttttataaaaatgttggtgataataaagaatttgatgaattagaagaatttgtAAAAACCAATGAAGTAACAACTGGACAAtttacattattaaatgaattaactTACAATCCATATTTAAGATTAGATGATCCCTATATATTGCAAcattttaatgaaatgaaaGATTTATTGACTCATACCACTATCATAGGCAAGATTAAGCAGTTACAATGTGATACAGATAtgtaa